One region of Marivirga arenosa genomic DNA includes:
- a CDS encoding ABC transporter permease, translated as MERLVVDASKPKWHINFKELWAYRDLFYILAYRDLRVRYAQTFLGLLWAFIQPLATLTIFTVVFGKVAAVETNGIPYPLFAVCGMATWSYFSFVLNQSGNSIIGAQEMVKKIYFPRLVIPLSKALVGFVDFAIALLFVVILMFYYGYIPSANIIYAPIFIILTIISALAVGVWLSALTIRYRDFQHVVPFLVQFGLYATPVGYQAKDVIKRLPEWGSFLYYANPMAGIVEGFRWSLLGGAPPSIYAYFSFSIVILLFVSGLLYFKRVEKVMADIV; from the coding sequence ATGGAAAGACTAGTAGTTGATGCTTCTAAGCCCAAATGGCACATTAATTTCAAAGAATTGTGGGCCTACCGTGATTTATTCTACATTTTGGCTTATCGTGACCTCAGAGTACGTTACGCACAGACTTTTCTAGGCTTATTATGGGCATTTATTCAGCCACTAGCCACCCTTACTATCTTCACTGTAGTTTTTGGAAAAGTGGCAGCAGTTGAAACCAACGGCATACCCTATCCACTTTTTGCAGTATGTGGAATGGCAACCTGGTCTTACTTTTCATTTGTCTTAAACCAATCGGGGAATTCTATTATAGGAGCGCAAGAAATGGTCAAAAAGATTTATTTCCCTCGTTTAGTTATTCCTTTATCAAAAGCCTTAGTAGGCTTTGTAGATTTTGCTATTGCTTTATTATTCGTAGTGATTCTGATGTTTTACTATGGTTATATCCCTTCTGCAAATATTATTTATGCTCCTATTTTTATAATCTTAACCATTATTTCGGCCCTGGCAGTGGGGGTGTGGTTAAGCGCTTTAACCATTCGTTATCGTGACTTTCAACATGTAGTTCCTTTTTTAGTACAGTTTGGATTGTACGCTACTCCCGTGGGTTATCAGGCTAAAGATGTAATTAAAAGATTACCTGAGTGGGGCTCTTTCCTTTATTATGCTAACCCAATGGCGGGTATAGTAGAAGGTTTTCGATGGAGTTTGTTAGGAGGAGCGCCTCCAAGTATTTATGCTTATTTCTCGTTTTCTATCGTGATTCTTTTATTTGTTAGCGGACTTCTATATTTCAAAAGAGTAGAGAAAGTGATGGCGGATATAGTATGA
- a CDS encoding T9SS type A sorting domain-containing protein — MKKSLFFILFLIGSIASALSQNLTDVNGDAATIITDNTATVSGELVSDGAVDVKYQFRYGTSAATYPNSTPFQVINVNTNEIVNSGLTGLDPAEQYFYVLYGEEDANASVNFTSSEQSFFTLATLPTTSVSNFVLDSKSSSNATFTYTPHSFSINGGYVLYKSTGAGAIDLTSLENATDPDGQVAALSGNDVWEPDETVGSINFPSLSAATQYTMTLVSYNSDGSNAQTLNYRKSDPPSVTFFTLSNPPANKADGGSFSVSNITTNSADINWNDVTNADKYLILYTQNSADLDINDVIDGNAPADLTFPAGVSYTTSATSNVSLSSLDANSNYSFYIIPYAEGADPSTINYITQTGPDLDSFTTLCAPPAAQSTFNTIDPADINPLNITVSWNTVSGADRYLVVVKEGAAVSFEPVIGDSYSADANFSGGSDLPNGSGTNKAVYNGIGNSITVTGLDLSTTYHFAVFAYNSDGNCYVTPASPGTISASTTGAAANGTISFNSASVSINSVTNDNSGARVAILDFNIIDNGTDGIPTELNRLAFSIAADDDFELEGIGWDDIIADARLVNITSGGNESAVNILADSIIIEYSGNESDQAGEKGYIADNTTSNFQLQIRLKDNISSVIDNKNIVVELYPSKMTVQSNSSLFDASSSSISSGTTNNKVEVIASEFNFTQEPSPTTINATENFTTAPQVEVTDENGNLDLDYVNGYSLGTGGISVQNPPANFNNGVLDFPANFNYQGSGDGTLSIEDAGNSISIATSNTITVNPKITLSEIGAVYNDGDLVNGATDEILVGFDITALSSAEINDIVLGSDQELIGKLSNIRLYASTDDTFDGADVNISTGSVNDNGVNTEISFASLTESIDNNSSYYFIVAAVSATVPASTPDITFSLISSNFNFQESSYLFPAITIDKTYSFQDLTPPEIVSINASPASISDDNTGVEAFQISIEFDEEMITDGTADPVITFPTIGEDPTTSITFSATSSGWDVAGLVYTSYYNVVDVGQTIKDIDVNIASAKDISDNSMIAVDENDLFSIDTENPTASLSLNQSLVNLPNNTIELTADFGELMDTGTEPTVTISAPTNFSLESGSWVNSQRYVYSFTHDGTEEIINNASITISGALDEAGNSMSSTDSDPFNINTIPPKIEAISSSNTTGSYKEGDGPIEITIDFDEIVTLGGTQSPQLILNSSGSAIATYSSHTDDLIVFSYTITAGDNADPLEVLSLDLNGSTIVSSSSLNPAELGLQGNALSDDKQLKIDTQSPFITAITSSTVDGIYGPGEIVNIKVIFNENIQQTGVPPTLNLNTGVSAIFDDITNGNELNFTYTIGGISQGENTNDLAVSSISLSQNEILDLVGNPSDLTLNGANNTLAANKAIIIDTEPPSLDPNPFSPANGSLNVSQTETFAITLNEQVTGAGTANIRLIDVASGSTLATLDGSTAFANSSATTLNFNSLAASLQDSTEYYFEFDAGAITDIAGNPLAAFNGVSNWSFTTFGPARIDDFSIAACVGEVFTISGQYFTGVSQILTDVESGSPFEITTFSIDDDNTISFTVPAGTVPGKITLNKINGQDGNTDDASTTSTTAIKVGPSSGQIVLVSVGTDVVCDVPGTEAAPIETAIQFDIVGGSGTYTVQYSDGVNIFTENNYLSGETVQVNPPVSGANTYSIISIIDEDPDLNTCSAADNGVDLVITEYEQSNVEAGGIFDSDLGVSTVAVCLAQDDQVDLSDGALMGVLPSIVGDITSGEWTIVDGPSSGGGGFSSNFSDKTTTSLTPTYYPSLADAAYGSITLRLTSDDPTAPNPCSQDFDEITIVFVNTISVNVGPDLNACIQNDGSGPYVIEPLSATLGGGATSLEWSRNDQYGENGVHDGSWGFAASANATTFTLTSTLENPFYKASPQEIANGLATVGAIPTSGGCGGTPPPEELNININDLPAPTISLAPANVCSGEFGVRFRMSPSSTSSTFEWTLSNEGSDTPGQNDKNSIDGPRTGNIIFVDFKEVTTETVETITVKEINPITTCESVVQTINVTIKPAPVANITYTGNTTVSQGDPRFLLTGEGGQIGNIQSGGVFSGPGVVQDSDGNYYLDPSILNVTDIFDPADDHIITFTYTDEFGCSASETIRFNVYAENSSFQNLLAQYCVSDEEDIIFVQPSILGDDFEVISIQGPGITELGLQTEIIDGTPTQVFKAVFNPFIAYEENQAAADPSAVVISFSTREKLNPANVILEAGSQTVRANPLPTLEYQGPEYDMCTYDEPADLEALGSNNQNTYSFVLKDTLNQASFPYSLIIGDVNVGLQFDPAPLDDYLDSIGEESIEVWMEYSYTNLNSCSATETFSFIVYKQPEQPLLSSTDLCNINGNIEEASVTNYDGTNPIQELEWFTNVDLTGEPIGNGLTFTPPSELFANSNEVKFYVVRKNVNSSGEDDELCSSNATEITYRLLGVPTLEWNKSSYGSAPIIFTANHNENNVASYDWFINRITDNGLELVYSENQTNIDLKQLTVDFSQYGAGQYQVDFVINTLFNCNTSVSHQIVVVPELSSSSNFSFDFNSSNNEWVSSIDTNNSWEWNQPGDSSSIISESKLWITNANGSYNPGEQSYVYSPVMDISQIEKPAVNFDLWIDVIDNVDGLILEYSTDNLRIEDPNKQWSLLGNFDDGISSGLNWYESSAIRSRPGTDNITASGLVNNNVFGQGWSDETIQDELVKRIQAKHALDVLSQSERSNVMFRFQFKSNNTGFLPDGVAFDNFAIGSLNRNVLVEYFGNEEVNSDATEMDSLNSRFARSTSFTWINYRLNESDPLFVQNASAMLSRIYQYDAYEADNAFSIDGVLNNEFSFSSDAAQNQLNNSLLVSSAVNLSMEISKAADDQLNVKVNYNSNSVFSENARLFVTVLYKEVSGGALETNSAKTYYNVLREILPQVEGVDVSGNESGQLETSFLATSANDAEPLMVVSFIQDIETGEVFQSDFVTDVPLLSYSNVTFNTALEEMNVNLYPNPARDFVNLQFNSTLNEELSIRVYDMRGSELEAIKLPAGTTQHELSTQSFKTGMYHIIISNDKGAFKRLKFSVMD; from the coding sequence ATGAAAAAATCTTTATTCTTTATACTCTTTTTAATTGGCTCTATAGCATCAGCATTATCACAAAACCTTACTGATGTTAATGGAGATGCCGCTACAATTATTACCGATAATACTGCTACTGTATCTGGAGAATTGGTTTCTGATGGTGCAGTTGATGTAAAATATCAATTTCGGTATGGAACTAGTGCAGCTACTTACCCAAATTCAACTCCTTTTCAAGTAATTAATGTAAATACAAATGAAATTGTGAATAGTGGGTTGACGGGTTTAGATCCTGCTGAACAATATTTTTATGTCTTATATGGAGAAGAAGATGCAAATGCTTCTGTAAATTTCACCTCTTCAGAGCAATCTTTTTTTACACTTGCTACCTTACCAACCACCTCTGTATCTAATTTTGTTTTAGATAGTAAATCAAGTAGTAATGCTACCTTTACTTACACGCCACACTCCTTTTCTATAAATGGGGGATATGTTTTGTATAAATCAACTGGAGCAGGCGCAATTGATTTAACAAGTTTAGAAAATGCAACGGATCCTGATGGTCAGGTAGCGGCTCTCTCTGGAAATGATGTTTGGGAGCCCGATGAAACCGTAGGGTCAATAAATTTCCCTTCACTTTCAGCAGCTACCCAATATACAATGACTTTGGTAAGTTACAATTCTGATGGTTCTAATGCACAAACCTTAAACTATAGAAAATCAGACCCTCCTAGCGTAACCTTTTTCACACTTTCTAATCCTCCTGCTAACAAAGCTGATGGAGGAAGCTTTTCAGTTTCAAACATAACAACTAATTCAGCTGATATCAATTGGAATGATGTTACCAATGCTGATAAATACCTTATTTTATATACTCAGAATTCTGCTGATTTAGATATAAATGATGTGATAGATGGCAATGCACCAGCTGATTTAACATTTCCTGCTGGAGTAAGCTACACTACTTCTGCTACTAGTAATGTTTCTCTTTCTTCACTTGATGCAAATAGCAACTATAGTTTTTATATTATTCCATATGCTGAAGGAGCTGATCCTTCAACGATAAATTATATCACACAAACAGGTCCTGATTTGGATAGTTTTACCACACTTTGTGCACCACCCGCTGCACAATCTACTTTTAATACTATTGATCCAGCAGATATTAACCCCTTAAACATTACAGTAAGTTGGAATACAGTTTCAGGTGCAGACCGATATTTAGTAGTTGTAAAAGAAGGGGCAGCTGTTTCATTTGAACCTGTAATAGGGGACTCCTATTCTGCAGATGCTAATTTTTCTGGAGGGTCTGATTTACCGAATGGATCAGGAACTAATAAAGCCGTTTATAATGGGATTGGAAATAGTATAACAGTTACAGGATTAGATTTATCAACCACCTATCACTTTGCAGTATTTGCTTATAATTCAGATGGTAATTGTTATGTAACTCCTGCCTCACCCGGAACTATCTCAGCATCAACAACAGGAGCTGCTGCTAATGGTACGATTTCTTTTAATTCTGCTTCCGTAAGCATCAATTCGGTAACTAATGATAATTCAGGGGCTAGAGTTGCTATTCTCGATTTCAATATTATCGATAATGGTACTGATGGAATACCAACAGAATTAAATAGATTAGCATTTTCTATTGCGGCTGATGATGATTTTGAATTGGAAGGAATTGGCTGGGATGATATAATTGCAGATGCAAGATTGGTCAATATTACTTCTGGTGGGAATGAAAGTGCAGTCAATATATTAGCAGACAGTATTATCATTGAGTACTCAGGGAATGAGAGTGATCAAGCAGGAGAAAAAGGATATATTGCCGATAATACTACCTCAAATTTTCAGCTTCAAATACGGTTAAAGGATAATATTTCGTCTGTAATTGATAATAAAAATATAGTCGTTGAACTTTATCCTTCTAAAATGACAGTTCAATCAAATTCAAGTTTATTTGATGCCTCTTCTTCATCCATTTCATCAGGTACCACAAATAACAAAGTTGAAGTTATTGCATCCGAGTTTAATTTTACTCAAGAGCCTTCTCCTACCACAATAAATGCAACTGAAAATTTTACCACGGCTCCACAAGTAGAGGTAACTGATGAAAATGGAAATTTAGATTTGGATTATGTAAATGGGTACTCACTGGGTACCGGTGGAATTTCTGTTCAAAACCCTCCTGCTAATTTCAATAATGGAGTTTTAGATTTTCCGGCAAATTTTAATTATCAAGGTAGTGGAGACGGTACCCTTTCGATAGAAGATGCTGGCAATTCAATTTCAATTGCCACAAGTAATACGATAACCGTAAATCCAAAAATCACCCTTAGTGAAATCGGAGCAGTATATAATGATGGCGATTTAGTGAATGGTGCTACGGATGAAATATTAGTTGGCTTTGACATTACAGCTCTCAGCAGTGCAGAGATTAATGATATTGTTTTAGGGTCTGATCAGGAATTAATAGGCAAATTGAGTAATATAAGATTGTATGCATCAACTGATGATACATTTGATGGTGCAGATGTAAATATATCAACTGGATCCGTAAATGATAATGGTGTAAATACTGAAATTTCTTTTGCTTCTTTAACCGAGAGTATTGATAATAATTCCTCCTATTATTTTATTGTAGCAGCGGTTAGTGCAACGGTGCCAGCCTCTACACCTGATATTACTTTTAGTTTAATAAGTTCTAATTTTAACTTTCAAGAAAGTTCATATTTATTTCCGGCAATCACTATTGATAAAACTTATAGTTTTCAAGATTTAACGCCACCAGAAATAGTTTCTATTAATGCTTCTCCAGCAAGTATATCGGATGATAATACAGGGGTTGAAGCTTTTCAAATTAGTATTGAGTTTGATGAAGAAATGATAACCGATGGAACGGCAGACCCAGTTATTACTTTCCCAACAATAGGTGAAGATCCAACAACTAGTATTACATTTTCAGCAACTAGTAGTGGCTGGGATGTAGCAGGATTGGTATACACTTCTTATTACAATGTTGTAGATGTTGGACAAACCATTAAAGATATTGATGTAAATATTGCATCTGCAAAGGATATCTCGGATAACAGTATGATAGCGGTTGATGAAAATGATTTATTCTCTATAGATACTGAAAATCCAACAGCTTCATTGTCTTTAAATCAATCTTTGGTGAATTTGCCTAATAATACAATAGAATTGACGGCAGATTTTGGAGAGTTGATGGATACAGGAACTGAACCAACGGTTACTATTTCAGCGCCTACTAACTTCAGTCTTGAAAGTGGGAGCTGGGTTAATTCGCAACGATATGTTTACTCTTTTACTCATGATGGTACTGAAGAAATTATAAATAATGCTTCTATTACTATTTCGGGGGCATTAGATGAGGCTGGAAATAGCATGAGCAGTACTGATTCTGATCCATTTAATATCAATACTATTCCGCCAAAAATTGAAGCCATAAGTTCAAGCAATACAACAGGATCATACAAAGAGGGAGATGGGCCGATCGAAATTACTATTGATTTTGATGAAATTGTAACTTTAGGAGGCACTCAGAGCCCACAGCTAATTTTAAATTCAAGTGGTTCAGCAATTGCCACTTATAGTAGCCATACTGATGATTTAATTGTATTCAGTTATACCATTACTGCAGGTGATAATGCTGATCCTTTAGAAGTGTTAAGCCTTGATCTAAATGGTTCAACTATTGTAAGTAGCAGTTCTTTAAATCCAGCGGAATTAGGTTTACAAGGAAATGCCCTTTCTGATGATAAACAATTAAAAATTGATACTCAATCACCTTTTATAACCGCTATAACTTCCAGTACAGTTGATGGGATTTACGGTCCTGGTGAAATTGTGAATATTAAAGTGATATTTAATGAAAATATCCAGCAAACGGGTGTTCCTCCAACTTTAAATTTAAATACTGGTGTTTCTGCCATTTTTGATGATATAACAAATGGGAATGAATTAAATTTCACCTATACCATCGGTGGAATCAGTCAGGGTGAAAATACTAACGATTTAGCGGTTTCCTCTATCTCCTTATCCCAAAATGAGATATTAGATTTAGTAGGAAATCCTTCCGATTTAACATTAAACGGGGCGAATAATACCTTAGCTGCAAATAAAGCTATTATAATTGATACGGAACCACCGAGCTTAGATCCGAATCCATTTTCTCCAGCAAATGGAAGTTTAAATGTGTCTCAAACAGAAACCTTTGCGATTACTTTAAATGAACAAGTTACAGGTGCTGGAACAGCTAATATAAGACTTATTGATGTTGCAAGTGGGTCTACTTTGGCCACTCTCGATGGATCTACCGCCTTTGCAAACTCAAGTGCAACTACCCTAAATTTTAATTCTTTGGCAGCCTCTCTTCAAGATTCAACGGAATATTATTTTGAATTTGATGCTGGAGCCATTACGGATATAGCAGGTAATCCATTGGCTGCTTTTAATGGGGTTTCAAATTGGTCATTTACGACTTTTGGTCCAGCGAGAATTGATGATTTTTCTATTGCTGCATGTGTGGGCGAGGTATTTACAATTTCAGGGCAATACTTTACAGGTGTAAGTCAAATTCTTACGGATGTAGAAAGTGGTTCTCCTTTTGAAATTACTACTTTTTCAATTGATGATGATAATACTATTTCATTTACAGTGCCAGCAGGAACAGTACCAGGAAAAATCACTTTAAATAAAATTAACGGCCAAGATGGTAATACGGATGATGCTTCCACTACCTCTACAACGGCAATTAAAGTTGGACCAAGTAGCGGACAGATTGTATTGGTAAGTGTGGGAACGGATGTTGTTTGTGATGTACCAGGAACAGAGGCAGCACCTATAGAAACGGCTATTCAATTTGATATTGTCGGAGGTTCTGGAACCTATACAGTTCAGTATTCAGATGGAGTAAACATCTTTACTGAAAATAATTATTTGTCTGGAGAAACTGTTCAAGTTAACCCACCTGTTTCAGGTGCAAATACCTATTCAATCATATCCATTATCGATGAGGATCCTGATTTGAATACCTGTAGTGCTGCAGATAATGGAGTTGATTTAGTGATAACAGAATATGAGCAATCAAATGTGGAAGCAGGAGGTATTTTCGACTCAGATTTAGGTGTCAGTACGGTTGCAGTTTGTTTAGCCCAAGATGACCAAGTTGATTTATCAGATGGAGCTTTAATGGGTGTGTTACCAAGCATAGTAGGAGATATTACATCTGGGGAATGGACTATTGTGGATGGACCAAGTTCTGGTGGAGGAGGTTTCTCAAGTAATTTTAGTGATAAAACGACTACAAGCTTAACTCCTACCTACTATCCTAGTCTGGCTGATGCGGCATATGGAAGTATCACCTTAAGATTAACTTCTGACGATCCAACCGCTCCGAATCCATGTTCTCAAGATTTTGATGAGATTACGATTGTATTCGTTAATACGATATCTGTAAATGTTGGGCCTGATTTAAACGCTTGTATTCAAAATGATGGAAGTGGACCTTATGTGATTGAACCTCTTAGTGCTACTTTAGGTGGAGGAGCAACTTCTTTAGAATGGTCAAGAAATGATCAATACGGTGAAAACGGTGTACATGATGGGTCATGGGGTTTTGCGGCTTCTGCTAATGCCACAACATTTACTTTAACTTCTACTTTAGAGAATCCTTTTTATAAAGCAAGTCCTCAAGAAATTGCAAATGGATTAGCAACCGTTGGTGCTATTCCAACAAGTGGCGGATGTGGAGGTACTCCACCACCAGAAGAATTGAATATTAATATCAATGATTTACCAGCCCCAACTATATCCTTAGCTCCTGCTAATGTATGTAGCGGTGAATTTGGCGTAAGATTTAGAATGTCTCCTAGCAGCACCTCAAGTACATTTGAATGGACACTGTCTAATGAAGGTTCAGATACACCAGGGCAAAATGATAAAAACAGTATTGATGGTCCTAGAACTGGAAATATAATTTTTGTTGATTTTAAGGAAGTAACCACTGAGACAGTTGAAACTATTACTGTAAAAGAAATTAATCCAATTACTACATGTGAAAGTGTTGTTCAAACCATAAATGTTACCATAAAACCAGCGCCAGTTGCTAATATTACCTACACAGGAAATACAACCGTTTCACAAGGTGATCCAAGGTTTTTATTAACTGGAGAAGGAGGACAAATAGGAAATATTCAGTCAGGTGGTGTTTTCTCTGGTCCTGGTGTCGTGCAAGATTCTGATGGGAATTATTATTTGGATCCTAGTATTTTAAATGTTACCGATATATTTGATCCTGCAGATGATCACATTATAACTTTTACCTATACAGATGAATTCGGTTGTTCCGCATCCGAAACCATAAGGTTTAATGTTTATGCTGAAAACTCAAGTTTCCAGAATTTACTAGCTCAATATTGTGTTTCTGATGAAGAAGATATCATCTTCGTTCAGCCCAGTATACTTGGGGATGATTTTGAAGTCATTTCGATTCAGGGTCCTGGCATAACAGAATTAGGTTTACAAACTGAAATTATAGATGGTACCCCAACACAAGTTTTTAAAGCAGTGTTTAATCCATTCATTGCATATGAAGAGAATCAAGCTGCTGCAGATCCTTCCGCAGTAGTAATATCCTTTTCTACTCGCGAAAAGTTAAATCCTGCAAATGTGATTTTGGAAGCGGGTTCTCAAACAGTTAGGGCTAATCCATTGCCAACATTAGAATACCAAGGACCTGAATATGACATGTGCACCTATGATGAACCAGCTGATTTAGAGGCCTTAGGTTCTAATAATCAAAATACCTATTCATTTGTTTTGAAAGACACCTTAAATCAAGCCTCATTTCCATATAGTTTGATAATTGGAGATGTAAATGTGGGATTACAGTTTGACCCTGCTCCACTAGATGATTATTTGGATAGTATTGGAGAAGAATCTATAGAGGTTTGGATGGAATACAGTTATACCAATTTGAATTCATGTTCAGCTACAGAAACATTCAGTTTTATAGTGTATAAACAGCCGGAACAACCCTTGTTATCAAGTACTGATTTATGCAATATAAATGGTAACATTGAAGAAGCTTCTGTTACTAATTATGATGGTACAAATCCAATCCAGGAATTGGAATGGTTTACCAATGTGGATTTAACGGGAGAACCTATAGGCAACGGTTTAACTTTCACTCCACCTTCCGAATTATTTGCGAATAGCAATGAAGTAAAATTTTATGTTGTACGTAAAAATGTAAATAGTTCAGGAGAAGATGATGAATTGTGTAGCAGTAACGCTACAGAAATCACCTATAGATTATTAGGCGTTCCAACCTTAGAGTGGAATAAATCAAGTTATGGTAGTGCTCCTATAATTTTTACAGCTAATCATAATGAAAACAATGTTGCCAGTTATGATTGGTTCATAAATAGAATTACTGATAACGGACTTGAATTAGTATATTCCGAGAATCAAACTAATATAGATCTGAAACAATTAACTGTTGATTTTTCCCAATACGGAGCAGGTCAGTATCAAGTGGATTTCGTTATTAATACCTTATTCAACTGTAATACATCTGTAAGCCATCAAATTGTAGTGGTACCTGAATTAAGTAGCTCTTCTAATTTTTCTTTTGATTTTAATTCCTCTAATAATGAATGGGTAAGCTCCATTGATACTAATAATTCTTGGGAGTGGAATCAACCTGGTGATTCTTCAAGCATAATTTCAGAAAGTAAATTATGGATCACAAATGCTAATGGATCTTACAATCCAGGAGAACAATCTTATGTATATTCTCCAGTAATGGATATTAGCCAAATCGAAAAACCTGCTGTTAATTTTGATTTATGGATAGATGTAATTGATAATGTGGATGGACTGATTTTAGAATATTCTACGGATAATTTGAGAATTGAAGACCCCAATAAACAATGGAGCCTTTTAGGTAATTTTGATGATGGTATATCATCTGGATTGAATTGGTATGAAAGCTCTGCAATTAGATCCAGACCAGGAACTGATAATATTACCGCTTCTGGTCTTGTCAATAATAACGTTTTTGGTCAAGGTTGGTCAGATGAAACAATTCAAGATGAATTGGTAAAAAGAATTCAGGCAAAACATGCTTTGGATGTATTATCACAAAGTGAAAGATCAAATGTGATGTTCCGTTTTCAATTTAAATCCAACAATACTGGCTTTCTACCTGATGGAGTGGCTTTCGATAATTTCGCAATTGGTAGTTTAAATAGAAATGTGCTGGTTGAATATTTTGGCAATGAAGAAGTCAATTCAGATGCGACCGAAATGGATTCACTAAATTCAAGGTTTGCTCGGTCCACAAGTTTTACTTGGATTAACTACAGATTGAATGAATCTGATCCTTTATTTGTGCAAAATGCAAGTGCTATGCTATCTCGTATCTATCAATATGATGCATATGAAGCTGATAATGCTTTTTCAATAGATGGAGTGCTCAATAATGAATTTTCGTTTAGTTCTGATGCTGCTCAAAACCAATTAAATAACAGCTTATTAGTTTCAAGCGCAGTAAATCTTTCAATGGAAATATCAAAAGCAGCGGATGATCAATTGAATGTAAAAGTTAATTATAATTCGAATAGTGTTTTTAGTGAAAACGCCAGACTTTTCGTTACTGTTCTTTATAAAGAGGTTTCAGGAGGTGCATTGGAGACCAATTCTGCTAAAACCTATTACAACGTTTTAAGGGAGATATTACCCCAAGTGGAGGGAGTGGATGTATCGGGTAATGAAAGTGGACAATTGGAAACTTCCTTTTTAGCAACTAGTGCAAATGATGCTGAACCATTAATGGTGGTGTCCTTTATTCAGGATATTGAAACGGGAGAGGTTTTCCAAAGTGATTTTGTGACTGATGTACCTCTACTATCTTATTCCAATGTAACTTTTAATACAGCTCTGGAAGAAATGAATGTAAATTTATACCCTAATCCAGCCAGAGATTTCGTGAACCTTCAGTTCAATTCAACTTTAAATGAAGAGCTAAGCATAAGGGTTTATGATATGCGGGGAAGTGAATTAGAAGCCATTAAATTACCAGCAGGAACCACTCAACATGAATTATCTACTCAGTCTTTTAAAACAGGGATGTATCATATTATCATCTCTAACGACAAAGGAGCATTCAAAAGGTTGAAATTTTCGGTGATGGATTGA
- a CDS encoding UpxY family transcription antiterminator has protein sequence MNNWFAIYTKSRNEKKVAERLTEQNIEVYCPTQTVLRQWSDRKKKVRVPVFVSYVFVRYKTEEERLKILQTPGVVSFVRYLKEDAKIREEEILAIQKLLGEFEEVTVEPIEKGDKVQIQYGSMKGQEGRVVNTQKDRVIVYIESLGLALKAEVSSAKLKKLGKDEENEGGKYHF, from the coding sequence ATGAATAATTGGTTCGCCATATACACAAAATCCAGAAATGAGAAGAAAGTGGCAGAAAGGCTGACCGAACAAAATATAGAGGTGTATTGCCCTACACAAACGGTATTAAGACAATGGTCGGATCGTAAGAAAAAAGTAAGGGTTCCAGTTTTTGTTTCTTATGTATTTGTGCGCTATAAAACAGAGGAGGAACGATTAAAAATCTTGCAAACTCCTGGAGTAGTGAGCTTCGTACGTTACTTGAAGGAAGATGCTAAAATTAGAGAGGAGGAAATTTTAGCTATTCAGAAATTGTTAGGTGAGTTTGAAGAAGTGACAGTGGAGCCTATTGAAAAAGGAGATAAAGTACAAATACAGTACGGAAGTATGAAGGGACAGGAAGGAAGAGTTGTAAATACTCAAAAAGATAGAGTAATTGTATATATAGAAAGTTTAGGCCTAGCTTTAAAAGCAGAAGTTAGTTCAGCTAAGTTGAAGAAATTAGGGAAAGATGAAGAAAATGAAGGAGGGAAGTATCATTTTTAG